A genomic window from Brassica oleracea var. oleracea cultivar TO1000 chromosome C8, BOL, whole genome shotgun sequence includes:
- the LOC106312650 gene encoding chromatin assembly factor 1 subunit A-like, translating to MGFGAIRSIIRPLSRTLASRVAASCSPPPFPAAKPELCSFFGGSRLPWIPMANHFHSLSLTDTRLPKRRPTTHPKKKRFKLKPPGPYAYVQYTPGEPIASNNPNKGSVKRRNAKKRIGQRRAFILSEKKKRQALVQEAKRKKRIKEVERKMAKVARERAWEERLAELQRLEEEKNKSMSS from the exons ATGGGTTTCGGCGCGATTAGATCGATTATCCGACCACTGTCGAGAACCCTAGCTTCTCGTGTCGCCGCTAGCTGCTCGCCTCCGCCGTTTCCTGCTGCGAAACCCGAGTTATGCTCATTCTTCGGTGGATCGAGGCTACCATGGATTCCAATGGCTAACCATTTCCACAGCTTGAGCTTAACTGATACTCGGCTCCCGAAGAGACGACCCACGACTCATCCCAAGAAGAAAAGATTCAAACTTAAACCTCCAG GGCCTTATGCATATGTTCAGTATACTCCTGGCGAGCCAATTGCTTCCAACAACCCCAACAAGGGTAGTGTTAAAAGAAGGAATGCCAAGAAGCGCATCGGCCAGCGCCGCGCCTTCATACTG TCTGAGAAAAAGAAGAGGCAAGCGCTGGTGCAAGAGGCCAAGAGGAAGAAGAGAATCAAAGAAGTGGAACGTAAGATGGCCAAAGTCGCAAGGGAGAGAGCTTGGGAAGAAAGGCTGGCTGAGCTTCAGCGACTCGAGGAAGAGAAGAACAAATCAATGTCTTCTTGA